One window from the genome of Osmerus eperlanus chromosome 1, fOsmEpe2.1, whole genome shotgun sequence encodes:
- the LOC134030337 gene encoding C-X-C chemokine receptor type 4-like: MVAYGETAYSISLHLPVSFYVSHDCCHLSPHPIRLSVSPSLQHIVFDYDINDTGSGDLGLALEDPCDLDQVITPDLQRVFLPVVYGFIFILGITGNGLVWMVLGCQRRSKLSLTDHYRLHLSAADLLFVLTLPFWAADAALTDWRFGLGTCVAVHVIYTVNLYGSVLILAFVSLDRYLAVVKATDAHTRQLLARRLVFVGAWSPAALLAVSDIVFARTWEAGDGTIVCQRLYPADNAPLWESVFHLQLVLVGLLVPGLVLLACYCVIVSRLTRIGPLQGQSQKRRAVRTTVALIVCFFLCWLPYGAGITVDALMRLEVLPRGCSLEVVLSVWLAVAEPMAFAHCCLNPLLYAFLGADFKRSARQEDSTLGRLISSMTSPPPRRPGTSTTTESESFSLHSS; encoded by the exons ATGGTGGCTTATGGTGAAACTGCTTATTCTATCTCACTTCATCTACCAGTGTCTTTCTATGTATCTCATGACTgttgccatctctccccccatcctatccgtctctctgtctctccctccctacagcatATTGTGTTTGACTATGACATAAACGACACTGGTTCTGGCGACTTGGGGCTGGCTCTGGAGGATCCGTGTGACCTGGATCAAGTTATAACCCCTGACCTCCAGAGAGTGTTCCTCCCTGTGGTCTACGGCTTCATCTTTATCCTGGGCATCACTGGGAACGGCCTGGTGTGGATGGTGCTTGGCTGCCAGCGCAG GTCAAAATTGAGTCTGACAGACCACTACCGACTGCACCTCTCTGCTGCCGATCTTCTCTTTGTGCTGACGCTCCCGTTCTGGGCAGCGGATGCCGCCCTGACGGACTGGCGTTTCGGATTAGGCACCTGTGTGGCCGTGCACGTCATCTACACGGTGAACCTGTATGGGAGTGTGCTCATCCTGGCCTTCGTCAGTCTGGACCGCTACCTAGCTGTGGTCAAAGCAACAGACGCGCACACGAGACAGCTACTGGCACGGAGACTGGTGTTTGTAG GAGCCTGGTCGCCTGCGGCTCTCTTGGCCGTGTCAGACATAGTGTTTGCCAGGACTTGGGAAGCAGGAGATGGGACGATTGTGTGCCAGCGCTTATACCCAGCTGACAACGCTCCTCTCTGGGAGTCAGTTTTCCACCTGCAGCTGGTGTTGGTGGGCTTGCTGGTACCGGGCCTAGTTTTGCTGGCGTGTTACTGTGTCATCGTGTCCAGGCTGACACGCATCGGGCCTCTGCAGGGGCAGAGCCAGAAGCGCAGAGCTGTCAGGACCACTGTGGCGTTGATCGTCTGCTTCTTCCTGTGTTGGCTCCCGTATGGTGCTGGCATCACTGTGGATGCCCTCATGCGCCTAGAGGTCCTTCCCAGGGGCTGCagtctggaggtggtgctgaGTGTGTGGCTGGCGGTGGCTGAACCCATGGCATTTGCCCACTGCTGTCTAAACCCGCTGCTGTACGCCTTCCTGGGGGCGGACTTCAAGAGGTCCGCCAGACAGGAGGACTCAACACTCGGTCGCCTCATCTCCAGTATGACGAGTCCACCTCCTAGACGCCCAGGAACCTCTACTACCACAGAGTCTGAGTCATTTAGTCTACACTCCAGCTAA